The Flavobacterium commune genome contains a region encoding:
- a CDS encoding DUF5672 family protein — MARNNKKVVVVIPIHSETPSKLELISFQQCYKVLGKHPIRILAPEGLNLNKYKAVVPVFEVVFIDPIWQSSVEKYNKLKLSQFFYKLFADYEFLLTYELDAFVFKDELLHWCNKAYDYIGAPWFVGFDNPTDEFLGVGNSGFSLRNVKVMQRAIKKIYIKESAYHTFGKTNKLAFKLSTWLNYLRIYWGENYTIQLGIHKNEDAFIAEIFTKEIKDFKIAPIEEALQFAFEVKPEYLYEINHEKLPMGCHAWWKYNFEFWKPFMQVEGYML, encoded by the coding sequence ATGGCTAGAAACAATAAAAAAGTAGTTGTTGTAATACCTATACATTCTGAAACCCCAAGTAAATTAGAGTTGATATCGTTTCAGCAATGTTATAAGGTTCTAGGAAAGCATCCGATTAGAATACTAGCTCCTGAGGGATTGAATCTCAATAAATACAAAGCAGTAGTTCCTGTTTTTGAAGTGGTTTTTATAGATCCAATTTGGCAATCATCAGTAGAAAAATACAACAAGCTCAAATTGAGCCAGTTTTTTTATAAATTGTTTGCTGATTATGAGTTTTTATTAACCTATGAATTAGATGCTTTTGTATTTAAAGATGAGCTTTTGCATTGGTGTAATAAAGCTTATGATTATATAGGAGCACCTTGGTTTGTAGGTTTTGATAATCCAACTGATGAGTTTTTAGGAGTGGGGAATTCAGGTTTTTCATTGCGGAATGTAAAAGTCATGCAAAGAGCCATAAAAAAAATATACATTAAAGAATCTGCCTATCATACTTTTGGAAAAACAAACAAATTGGCATTTAAGTTGTCAACATGGCTTAATTATTTACGCATTTATTGGGGGGAAAATTATACAATACAATTGGGAATACATAAAAATGAAGATGCTTTTATAGCTGAAATTTTTACTAAAGAAATAAAAGATTTTAAGATAGCTCCGATTGAAGAAGCCTTACAATTTGCATTTGAAGTTAAACCAGAATATCTTTATGAAATAAATCACGAAAAATTGCCTATGGGCTGTCACGCTTGGTGGAAATATAATTTTGAGTTTTGGAAACCGTTTATGCAAGTAGAGGGGTATATGCTTTGA